In Devosia sp. XK-2, one DNA window encodes the following:
- a CDS encoding sugar ABC transporter permease encodes MSEPRHMRATTAWLFIAPFMTIFVVFTAVPAILALIYSFTDIGVADIRRPLEVDFVFLDTFVRVLTNAGFLKSVWTTALFVIVGVPLTMAIGLALAIGLNNGITKLRSTYRAAFYLPVITNIVAAAVIWQYAFTLSGPVNSMLGSLGVTGINWLGDPKMAMPTVIMLAVWRNVGTCMVLFLAGLQAIPEDVYEAAMIDGASTWRRFTAITLPLLKPATLLVTVLMTVSFMNIFDEPYLLTKGGPLSSTKSVALWVYEQFGQGNIAPAMAGSYVMLAIVVVLGIVQLRWLRAR; translated from the coding sequence ATGTCCGAGCCCCGCCACATGCGGGCGACGACCGCATGGCTCTTCATCGCGCCATTCATGACGATCTTCGTCGTTTTCACCGCAGTGCCGGCGATACTGGCTCTGATCTACAGTTTCACCGATATCGGCGTTGCCGATATCAGGCGTCCGCTCGAGGTCGATTTTGTCTTCCTCGACACCTTTGTCCGGGTATTGACCAATGCTGGATTTCTTAAGTCGGTCTGGACGACTGCGCTCTTCGTAATTGTCGGCGTGCCTTTGACAATGGCGATTGGCCTGGCTCTGGCCATCGGGCTCAACAATGGCATTACCAAGCTGCGGTCCACCTATCGCGCGGCCTTTTACCTGCCCGTGATCACCAATATCGTGGCCGCCGCCGTGATCTGGCAATATGCCTTCACCCTCAGCGGTCCGGTCAATTCCATGCTTGGCTCGCTCGGTGTCACCGGGATCAACTGGCTGGGTGATCCGAAAATGGCCATGCCTACCGTGATCATGCTGGCGGTATGGCGTAATGTGGGCACTTGCATGGTGCTGTTTCTGGCCGGCCTGCAGGCTATCCCGGAAGACGTCTACGAAGCCGCCATGATCGATGGCGCGTCCACCTGGCGGCGGTTTACCGCCATAACCCTGCCATTGCTCAAGCCGGCAACACTGCTCGTCACCGTCCTGATGACCGTGTCATTCATGAATATTTTCGATGAACCCTACCTGCTCACCAAGGGCGGGCCGCTCAGTTCCACCAAATCGGTCGCACTCTGGGTCTATGAGCAGTTCGGCCAGGGCAATATCGCGCCGGCCATGGCCGGGTCCTATGTCATGCTGGCTATTGTTGTGGTTCTGGGCATTGTGCAACTGCGCTGGCTGAGGGCACGATGA
- a CDS encoding carbohydrate ABC transporter permease, with translation MINKPHPVLTTFLYGLLTLGAIVALLPFVWVLFGAFKSQAEILAAPGAWLPQSFTNVSNFVTLFAERMFGRYMVNSLIVSAATVLTNVLFATMAGYAMAKLEFPGHKLVFGCVLAAMMVPYIALFVPQFFIIVQMGLVNTLVAVVLPIAVMPIGVFIMRQFADSVPDELLEAARLDGAGEITIFFRIFLPLVGPAIATVAIITFLNSWNYFLWPLIVAQNQDTYTLPVGLAVASQGARSTDYGLLLAGAIVVLLPVLILFLFLQKYFVQGIAGTGIK, from the coding sequence ATGATCAACAAGCCTCATCCCGTTCTGACCACTTTCCTCTATGGACTTCTGACCCTGGGGGCGATCGTCGCGTTGCTGCCTTTCGTCTGGGTGCTGTTCGGTGCCTTCAAGTCCCAGGCGGAGATCTTGGCTGCGCCGGGCGCCTGGTTGCCGCAGAGCTTCACCAATGTCAGCAATTTCGTGACCCTGTTCGCTGAACGTATGTTCGGCCGCTATATGGTCAATTCGCTGATCGTGTCTGCGGCCACCGTACTGACCAACGTGCTGTTTGCCACAATGGCAGGCTATGCCATGGCCAAGCTCGAATTCCCCGGCCACAAGCTGGTTTTCGGCTGCGTGCTGGCGGCAATGATGGTGCCCTATATCGCGCTGTTCGTGCCCCAGTTCTTCATCATCGTGCAGATGGGGCTGGTCAACACATTGGTGGCCGTGGTGCTGCCGATCGCGGTCATGCCCATCGGTGTCTTCATAATGCGCCAGTTCGCCGACTCCGTACCCGACGAATTGCTTGAAGCCGCACGGCTCGACGGAGCCGGTGAAATCACCATCTTCTTTCGCATCTTCCTGCCTCTGGTCGGGCCCGCCATCGCGACCGTCGCGATCATTACCTTTCTCAATTCCTGGAACTATTTCCTCTGGCCCCTGATCGTGGCTCAGAACCAGGACACCTATACCCTGCCGGTCGGCCTTGCCGTCGCCTCGCAGGGCGCCAGATCCACCGATTACGGATTGCTGCTCGCCGGGGCGATCGTCGTTCTCCTGCCGGTGCTGATCCTCTTCCTTTTCCTGCAGAAATATTTCGTCCAGGGCATTGCCGGCACCGGCATCAAATAG
- a CDS encoding sugar phosphate isomerase/epimerase has translation MPFTVATDIITFYDPAFWGLSTFDDVLAWGAANPRPFWDKVLATLSGTGVTGLELTFGPGSIDNALRAFGSVAAFKSALDASGVSVVSAFVADGPKWDGDADLPAIVADAERRADFLAELGAEILVCGLPMRKTFGEQPSVFIDGRYMQAMADIAHAVGDAIGQKGIKLALHTESNSTLWYERDIDLLMALTDPRYVWLCPDSCHIALGGGDPVQVAERHRQRIALAHWKDALGPIEGHLVIDATIYEQQQRYMADFGKGVIDWAGWAAANACTPGRDIALIELDVAADPVAALREGLAVVSRYRA, from the coding sequence ATGCCGTTCACGGTCGCAACCGACATCATCACCTTCTACGATCCGGCATTCTGGGGTCTGAGCACCTTTGACGATGTGCTCGCCTGGGGAGCGGCGAACCCCCGCCCGTTCTGGGACAAAGTGCTGGCAACACTATCCGGCACAGGGGTCACCGGACTTGAACTGACATTTGGACCGGGCAGCATCGACAACGCCCTTCGCGCCTTTGGCAGCGTGGCTGCCTTCAAGTCGGCGCTGGATGCGTCAGGCGTCAGCGTCGTCAGCGCCTTTGTCGCCGATGGTCCGAAATGGGATGGCGACGCAGACCTGCCCGCCATCGTCGCCGATGCAGAACGCCGTGCCGATTTTCTTGCCGAACTCGGCGCCGAAATCCTCGTCTGCGGCCTGCCAATGCGCAAGACCTTCGGCGAACAGCCATCTGTCTTTATCGACGGTCGCTATATGCAGGCCATGGCCGACATTGCCCATGCTGTGGGCGACGCGATCGGCCAGAAGGGGATTAAGCTCGCGCTGCACACCGAGTCCAACAGCACGCTCTGGTATGAACGCGACATCGACCTGCTCATGGCGCTGACCGACCCGCGCTATGTCTGGCTCTGTCCGGATTCCTGCCACATCGCCTTGGGCGGCGGCGATCCGGTGCAGGTCGCCGAACGTCACCGCCAACGCATCGCCCTGGCGCATTGGAAAGACGCGCTTGGTCCCATCGAGGGGCACCTGGTCATCGACGCAACCATTTATGAGCAGCAGCAGCGCTACATGGCCGACTTCGGCAAGGGCGTGATTGACTGGGCCGGCTGGGCCGCTGCCAATGCATGCACGCCAGGCAGAGATATCGCCTTGATCGAACTTGATGTCGCGGCCGATCCCGTCGCGGCACTGCGCGAGGGCCTGGCCGTCGTATCGCGCTACCGCGCATGA
- a CDS encoding TIM barrel protein: MIAFSACIETAFTEDHADFPARVRAAAASGFRAVEIWDWWTKPLPDLRDALRDTGTTLHTLCVEDWRDKCQLGDTAARGQFIDRVQRAAEAAITLGTPNLVALPGDRLADVDEAIQRDCLMETLEAAATAIAGSGLTLLLEVVNRQVEGPNALVRDSKTALDLLRQLGRPDVAFLYDRYHAILNAEPLGWAVATNMDLVGHVQVADVPGRHEFGTGTVDWVIELNWLVQAGYTGFVGIEAIPLGPSKDLLARAMRLLSLEG; encoded by the coding sequence ATGATCGCGTTCAGTGCCTGCATCGAAACCGCCTTCACCGAAGACCATGCGGATTTTCCTGCAAGGGTTCGCGCCGCTGCGGCAAGCGGTTTCAGGGCCGTCGAAATCTGGGACTGGTGGACCAAGCCGCTGCCGGACCTGCGCGACGCCCTGCGCGACACCGGGACGACGCTGCATACCCTCTGCGTGGAGGATTGGCGGGACAAATGCCAGCTTGGCGATACGGCAGCGCGCGGCCAATTCATTGATCGGGTGCAACGTGCTGCCGAGGCCGCCATCACATTGGGTACGCCCAATCTGGTGGCGCTGCCAGGCGACCGGCTCGCGGACGTTGACGAGGCCATCCAGCGCGATTGCCTGATGGAGACCCTGGAGGCAGCGGCGACAGCGATTGCAGGCTCGGGTTTGACGCTGCTGCTCGAAGTCGTAAACCGGCAGGTCGAGGGACCCAATGCCTTGGTCCGGGATTCAAAAACCGCGCTTGATCTGCTCCGCCAGCTCGGTCGCCCGGACGTTGCCTTCCTTTATGATCGCTATCACGCCATCCTCAATGCCGAGCCGCTGGGTTGGGCAGTTGCAACCAATATGGATCTGGTCGGCCATGTGCAGGTCGCAGACGTGCCGGGTCGGCACGAATTCGGCACGGGAACGGTCGATTGGGTAATCGAGCTGAATTGGCTTGTCCAAGCCGGATATACCGGCTTTGTCGGGATCGAAGCCATCCCCCTTGGCCCCAGCAAGGACCTGCTGGCCCGGGCCATGCGCCTTCTTAGCCTTGAGGGATAG
- a CDS encoding response regulator transcription factor produces the protein MEDEDSLRVDLVDYMNLQGLDALGLASASELREALDGGTAPDVVILDVSLPDGNGFALAEEIRAQNGCGIIMLTAHGGAENRVRGFESGADIYLVKHTSLREIAAAIHSLLRRLKTVPAPDEASAEEWIFDSVSWKLIAPTGQTIRLTATENAFIGALVTNFGKPCTREALTRILSKRQTQFDNRHLDAVVSRLRRKLEEKASLVSPIRAVYGVGYTFSGPVRMKENLSP, from the coding sequence GTGGAAGACGAGGATAGTCTGCGCGTTGACCTGGTGGACTATATGAACTTGCAGGGCCTTGACGCGCTCGGGCTGGCCAGCGCTTCCGAGTTGCGCGAGGCGCTCGACGGTGGCACGGCCCCTGACGTCGTCATCCTGGATGTGTCATTGCCTGACGGGAACGGCTTCGCGCTTGCCGAGGAAATTCGCGCGCAGAACGGCTGCGGCATTATCATGCTGACCGCGCACGGCGGCGCGGAAAACCGCGTCCGCGGCTTCGAAAGCGGCGCTGACATCTATCTGGTCAAGCATACCAGTCTGCGAGAAATAGCGGCTGCCATTCACAGCCTCTTGCGTAGACTGAAAACGGTGCCTGCCCCTGACGAGGCGTCGGCGGAGGAGTGGATTTTTGACAGTGTCTCCTGGAAACTGATTGCGCCAACCGGTCAGACGATCCGGCTAACGGCGACGGAAAACGCATTTATCGGCGCGCTCGTCACCAATTTCGGCAAGCCGTGCACGCGCGAGGCACTCACGCGCATTCTCTCCAAACGGCAAACCCAGTTTGACAACCGCCACCTGGATGCGGTTGTCAGCAGGCTGCGCCGGAAGCTGGAAGAGAAGGCCAGTCTGGTTTCACCGATCCGGGCCGTTTACGGCGTCGGATATACCTTTAGCGGCCCTGTCCGAATGAAAGAGAACCTTTCGCCCTGA
- a CDS encoding HAMP domain-containing sensor histidine kinase — protein sequence MLDLKTLLVLEFCITALLAIAWILIWMAWRHLYQLKFLAAGFTAIALGLLLLLERGPDPALWRIVTDNLVLKIGLVLLADGVARFLGRPSFIKIGIVFLALHILFWTLAVVYVPADLALRIHLSTAFTVVMMGLLARSVYLSHTQSRFLRWITIGLLAEYAGASLLQSLFVYWVPATVENGPILSNVNAWYFFQGTLFITALFICLLCMVSMRLFADLQDRNTALANEVAERRRLEVELSASLDAERAAREEQNLLMHMVSHEFRTPLAAIRYARDMIEAVLERPPQTVAKRLVGIDQSIERMTMLIDRFLAGQKQEEGILESEELDIAKLMESVTQPFILTGQEGQLRFGNVEQVRGYWGDPEMLGTVLINLIDNALKYSFDDSPVEIAVFERKNILVFQVSDRGIGVPEADRGHLGRRYFRASNARGRTGTGLGLHACRKLLGYHNGTLSLSPRPGGGTVAIARLPFPGPRPGEMVGHQMEEQV from the coding sequence ATGCTCGATCTCAAGACGCTGCTGGTGCTGGAATTCTGCATAACCGCCTTATTGGCGATTGCCTGGATTCTGATCTGGATGGCCTGGCGGCATCTCTACCAGCTCAAGTTCCTCGCGGCCGGATTCACCGCCATCGCCCTTGGTTTGCTGCTGCTGCTAGAGCGCGGGCCCGACCCGGCCTTGTGGCGGATCGTGACCGACAACCTTGTTCTCAAGATCGGCCTGGTCCTGCTGGCTGACGGCGTTGCACGCTTCCTCGGCCGGCCCAGTTTCATTAAAATTGGGATCGTGTTTCTTGCCTTGCACATCCTCTTCTGGACACTGGCGGTCGTCTATGTGCCGGCCGATCTCGCCTTGCGCATTCACCTGTCCACAGCATTCACCGTGGTCATGATGGGGCTTCTGGCGCGCTCGGTTTATCTCAGCCACACGCAGTCGCGGTTCCTGCGCTGGATCACCATTGGTCTTTTGGCCGAATATGCCGGGGCCAGCCTGCTCCAGAGCTTGTTTGTCTATTGGGTGCCGGCGACTGTCGAAAACGGTCCGATCCTGAGCAACGTGAACGCCTGGTACTTCTTCCAAGGCACTTTGTTCATCACCGCGCTTTTCATCTGCCTGTTGTGCATGGTCAGCATGCGTCTTTTTGCCGATCTGCAGGACCGCAATACAGCTCTTGCCAATGAGGTTGCCGAGCGGCGGAGGCTGGAAGTCGAGCTCTCTGCCAGCCTCGATGCGGAGCGCGCTGCCCGCGAGGAGCAGAACCTGCTCATGCATATGGTCAGCCATGAATTCCGCACCCCGCTGGCGGCGATCCGCTACGCGCGGGACATGATCGAGGCCGTCCTTGAGCGGCCGCCCCAAACGGTCGCAAAACGCCTGGTCGGGATCGATCAGTCTATCGAACGCATGACCATGTTGATCGATCGTTTCCTGGCCGGGCAGAAGCAGGAGGAGGGCATCCTCGAATCCGAAGAGCTCGATATCGCCAAGCTGATGGAGAGTGTCACGCAGCCGTTCATCTTGACCGGCCAGGAGGGGCAGTTACGTTTTGGCAATGTCGAACAGGTGCGTGGCTATTGGGGCGATCCGGAAATGCTCGGGACTGTGCTGATCAACCTTATCGACAACGCTCTGAAATATTCCTTCGATGATTCACCGGTCGAGATTGCCGTCTTTGAACGCAAGAATATCCTTGTTTTTCAAGTCTCTGACCGGGGCATTGGCGTGCCCGAGGCAGATCGCGGACATCTCGGCCGCCGCTATTTCAGAGCGTCCAATGCCCGCGGCAGGACAGGCACAGGGCTGGGTCTGCACGCCTGCCGCAAACTTCTGGGCTATCACAACGGAACCCTATCCCTCTCGCCGCGACCCGGCGGGGGCACCGTCGCCATCGCCCGACTGCCCTTTCCCGGACCACGGCCTGGGGAAATGGTGGGCCACCAGATGGAGGAACAGGTTTGA
- a CDS encoding filamentous hemagglutinin N-terminal domain-containing protein yields the protein MRTSRLLAASLLMSTALVPLAWAQDILPSDGQFVAGSGTITADSQTMEINQISQAGIINWGEFSIGAGNQVHFNNGSGGTLNRVTGNIPSLINGGLSATGSVFLVNPSGVVVGTDGVVETGGSFVASTHDLSDADFLDGGSMTFSGTSTAGVVNAGTIRSAQGDIALIAREVANIGTLDAPNGMAGLAAGYQILLKDTADADGLLSVEIGGSDTSATNAGTITAASAEIRANGGNVYALAGNTDDVVKATGASTSGGRIFLTAGADGHVEATGTFEARRETPADAVSDGGDILLTGGTINANGRFDASAVGADGAGGNIVLYADETADVGGTFGARGGAGGVGGFVETSSAGTINYAGISVDTSSVGGMAGEWLIDPITLTVDAAAAATISTNLASTNVSLQTTDSTASGPGNQSAGDGDIIIDSGISWTSANTLTLNAYNNIAINAAINGQNGGLTLLAYGNSSTDAVGTISTGAGGAVDVGNFTLNRGVWEQVGAGLPDFSANGMDVRFGTFIRALGGDGTYTDPYALFDIYGLQGITTNDWRGRRSGDVSLYYELANDIDASATSSWNGGAGFAPVGLRGSLDGNGHGIDGLYINRPSQSNVALVSYWEDNYFTSGRALEIKDLTITNATVTGDSQVAILVGDTGGAEAHNMSNVAVSGTVQANSWGSGVVARYHGGIDQSIMTNVHADVSVTTTNGGGAAGGLVSIMREGLTISNSSSKGTISGGNVGGLVGTVDDDNNRIENSYSTATVIADGAFREAGGLVGEAEDIAISNSYFAGQVLGTNGASAGGLVGQADRNTVIENAFVTGLVEAEGDVGALVGQAADNSVSITDSTWDTDTTGQSEAIGYSGFSTPTVTNTNGLATSEMQGTLALDGVSLDSGIWGTGSGLYPYFNWEYATAPEAISGTVYTDAGNTAWSGAGIGAISGGNLLGTASTGANGYYYILTPSGSIDPSGALAFLDGESTQAAAFGDSVSGTGIAGLDMYGTSLNLVTGSASLSGTVADLSTTLGSYSDTDLDFIDASATQLTTNGYGLYVEAATDYLLDQDLTSGGDLSLTSGGAFSIDADRALRSTNAGSILLNSGIIWNGTGTLTLTSDDDIALNAAIDGKNGAMTLAAWGNGSSDDVGTISTGTAGTVDIGSFRLNRGTWEQVGTTLPAFSADDFNLASSANATFIRARAGDGTIANAYQLFDLYGLQGMTVRDARSNDSADYGVNYQLVSDIDASATVNWNGGAGFAPVNLGGSLDGNGHTIDGLFIDRPGSSAGLISYWSDRAVSDAPDVEIKDLNVTNADVTGSTAGILFAEQSWGTQAAHNLTNIRVSGSVTGTTAGGVAGSAAGNFDGVRGQSTVSNVHADVAVSGGAFGRTGGLFGDANEHLTIVNSSATGTVDGGSYAGGLVGSTYDDVTIRDSYSTVAVTSNDLAGGLVGYASGGLEISNAFNAGNVRGTSAGGLVGMGASSVGIADAYSSGTVTATGGSGYAGGVVGYADRFVDIQTTYATGAVTGATAGGLVGAMQAATTSITNSVWDVETSGQASAVGNAGLGTISNVDGATSAEMKQLSIFTGHGFDVDDKGGTGAIWRIYEGYTAPLLRSFMTGLTITGGDVAKIYDGSATSTDVGTLIYDPAGLDSSLIFGSPLYRASGAEIGRYSGADLTLDGLYSNQFGYDISFAPGTLMIVSPVSPPNVDLERNRLMDAATSGDGSPECDPGVIGDEQMPATYPCNVRYGEYLRAEAE from the coding sequence ATGCGTACGTCTCGCCTGCTTGCCGCATCTCTGTTGATGAGCACGGCGCTGGTGCCGTTGGCCTGGGCGCAGGACATTCTCCCCTCAGACGGTCAATTCGTTGCCGGTAGCGGCACAATCACTGCCGATAGCCAAACGATGGAGATCAACCAGATCTCGCAAGCAGGCATCATAAACTGGGGTGAATTTTCCATCGGCGCAGGCAACCAGGTCCATTTCAACAATGGGTCCGGCGGAACGCTTAACCGCGTGACCGGCAACATCCCCAGCCTGATCAATGGCGGCCTGAGCGCTACAGGTAGCGTTTTTCTGGTCAATCCATCCGGCGTGGTCGTTGGGACAGACGGCGTGGTCGAAACCGGCGGTTCCTTTGTTGCCTCGACCCACGACCTTTCGGATGCCGACTTCCTCGATGGCGGCAGCATGACGTTCTCGGGCACCAGCACCGCTGGCGTGGTCAATGCCGGAACCATCCGCTCCGCACAGGGCGATATTGCCCTTATCGCTCGCGAAGTGGCCAATATCGGCACGCTCGATGCCCCCAACGGCATGGCTGGTCTGGCCGCAGGCTATCAGATTTTGCTCAAGGATACGGCCGATGCCGACGGCCTCCTGTCGGTGGAAATCGGCGGCTCCGATACCTCCGCGACCAATGCCGGCACGATAACGGCTGCCAGCGCCGAAATCCGCGCCAATGGCGGCAATGTCTATGCCTTGGCGGGAAACACGGACGATGTGGTCAAAGCGACAGGCGCCAGCACCTCCGGCGGGCGGATATTCCTGACAGCCGGCGCGGATGGTCACGTCGAGGCGACAGGCACGTTTGAAGCGCGCCGCGAGACACCCGCAGATGCAGTGTCAGATGGCGGCGACATCCTGTTGACTGGCGGCACGATCAACGCCAACGGCCGCTTCGATGCCTCGGCGGTGGGAGCTGACGGGGCCGGCGGCAATATCGTGCTTTATGCCGATGAGACGGCCGATGTCGGTGGTACATTCGGGGCACGCGGCGGCGCGGGCGGCGTGGGCGGATTTGTCGAGACCTCCTCTGCCGGCACCATCAACTATGCTGGGATCTCGGTGGACACGTCCTCTGTGGGCGGCATGGCGGGCGAATGGCTGATCGACCCCATCACCCTGACGGTGGATGCTGCTGCTGCAGCGACGATCTCGACTAATCTGGCCAGCACCAATGTCTCGCTTCAGACGACCGACTCCACGGCCAGTGGGCCAGGCAATCAGAGTGCGGGCGACGGCGACATTATCATCGATTCAGGCATAAGCTGGACCAGCGCCAATACGCTGACTCTCAACGCCTATAACAACATCGCCATCAACGCGGCCATCAATGGTCAGAACGGCGGATTGACGCTTCTCGCCTACGGTAACAGCAGCACAGACGCGGTCGGCACGATCTCGACGGGCGCTGGCGGTGCGGTCGATGTCGGCAATTTTACGCTCAACCGGGGTGTCTGGGAGCAGGTCGGTGCCGGCCTGCCAGATTTTTCCGCAAACGGTATGGATGTTAGATTCGGCACCTTCATCCGCGCCTTGGGCGGAGATGGTACCTATACAGATCCCTATGCGCTGTTTGACATCTATGGCTTGCAAGGGATCACCACCAATGACTGGCGCGGCCGCAGGTCTGGCGATGTCAGTCTTTACTATGAACTCGCCAACGACATCGACGCATCAGCGACGTCGTCCTGGAATGGTGGCGCCGGTTTCGCGCCTGTCGGTCTGCGCGGAAGCCTGGATGGAAACGGACATGGGATTGACGGGCTTTATATCAACCGGCCGTCCCAAAGCAATGTTGCCCTCGTAAGCTACTGGGAAGACAACTATTTTACCTCCGGACGAGCGCTGGAAATAAAGGATCTCACAATCACCAATGCGACCGTCACTGGCGACAGCCAGGTAGCGATCCTGGTCGGCGACACAGGTGGTGCCGAGGCTCACAATATGTCGAATGTCGCTGTCAGTGGCACCGTCCAGGCGAATAGCTGGGGTTCAGGCGTAGTGGCCAGGTATCACGGTGGCATTGATCAGTCGATCATGACCAATGTGCATGCCGATGTATCCGTTACGACAACGAATGGAGGCGGTGCCGCTGGCGGTCTGGTCAGCATCATGAGAGAAGGCCTGACTATATCGAATTCCAGCTCAAAAGGGACCATTAGCGGAGGGAACGTCGGCGGATTGGTGGGAACCGTCGACGACGACAATAACAGGATAGAAAACTCCTATTCGACGGCGACAGTTATCGCTGATGGCGCCTTCAGAGAGGCCGGCGGACTGGTTGGTGAAGCCGAGGACATTGCGATCAGCAATTCCTATTTCGCCGGGCAGGTACTCGGCACCAATGGTGCTTCCGCTGGCGGTCTTGTGGGTCAGGCCGACAGAAACACGGTCATTGAGAACGCCTTTGTGACCGGGCTGGTGGAGGCCGAAGGCGACGTGGGTGCGCTGGTCGGCCAAGCCGCTGATAACAGCGTATCCATAACCGACTCGACCTGGGACACGGATACGACCGGGCAAAGTGAGGCGATTGGCTATTCGGGTTTCTCTACGCCGACGGTGACCAATACGAACGGCCTGGCGACATCGGAAATGCAGGGCACGCTGGCCTTGGACGGCGTCTCTCTGGATAGCGGCATTTGGGGAACTGGCAGCGGACTCTATCCCTATTTCAACTGGGAATATGCAACAGCGCCTGAGGCGATTTCCGGCACGGTCTATACCGATGCGGGCAACACGGCCTGGTCTGGCGCAGGTATCGGCGCGATCTCTGGCGGCAATCTGCTTGGAACCGCAAGCACGGGGGCGAATGGCTATTATTACATCCTGACCCCGTCCGGCTCCATCGATCCGTCCGGCGCGCTGGCTTTTCTCGACGGCGAAAGCACGCAAGCGGCAGCCTTTGGTGACAGCGTCTCGGGCACGGGGATTGCCGGGCTCGATATGTATGGCACGTCGCTCAACCTCGTCACTGGCTCGGCATCCCTGTCGGGTACCGTGGCGGACCTTTCCACAACGCTGGGCAGCTATAGTGATACCGATCTCGACTTCATCGACGCAAGCGCGACGCAACTTACGACCAATGGCTACGGGCTCTATGTCGAGGCGGCGACGGATTACCTGCTGGATCAGGACCTGACGTCGGGCGGAGACTTGTCGCTGACCAGCGGTGGCGCCTTCTCGATCGATGCCGACCGTGCATTGAGGTCGACCAATGCCGGTTCGATCCTGCTCAACAGCGGCATTATCTGGAATGGCACCGGCACGCTGACGCTGACCTCCGACGACGATATCGCGCTCAACGCCGCCATCGACGGCAAGAATGGCGCGATGACGCTTGCGGCATGGGGCAATGGCAGCAGCGACGATGTCGGCACGATATCGACGGGTACTGCGGGCACCGTCGATATCGGCAGCTTCAGACTGAACAGGGGCACCTGGGAGCAGGTCGGAACGACCCTGCCGGCCTTCTCGGCCGATGATTTCAACCTGGCAAGTTCCGCCAATGCCACCTTCATCCGCGCGCGCGCGGGCGACGGGACGATTGCAAACGCCTATCAGCTCTTCGATCTCTATGGCCTGCAAGGCATGACGGTTCGGGATGCACGAAGCAATGATTCAGCCGACTACGGCGTGAATTATCAGCTTGTCAGCGATATCGATGCCTCGGCGACCGTCAACTGGAATGGCGGCGCCGGGTTCGCGCCCGTAAACCTGGGCGGAAGTCTGGACGGAAACGGACACACCATTGACGGCCTCTTCATCGACCGCCCGGGCAGTTCTGCCGGCCTTATCTCTTATTGGAGCGACAGGGCTGTCAGTGACGCACCGGACGTGGAAATCAAGGACCTGAATGTCACCAATGCCGATGTGACCGGGAGCACCGCCGGAATTCTGTTTGCGGAGCAAAGCTGGGGCACCCAGGCAGCACACAATCTTACCAATATACGTGTCAGCGGCTCGGTGACCGGAACCACGGCGGGCGGCGTCGCCGGATCGGCCGCGGGCAATTTCGACGGTGTCCGCGGCCAATCCACGGTCAGCAATGTTCATGCCGATGTGGCGGTTTCTGGGGGAGCATTCGGACGGACTGGCGGACTGTTCGGCGACGCCAACGAACATCTCACGATCGTCAATTCAAGCGCGACGGGAACCGTCGATGGTGGTTCCTATGCAGGCGGCCTCGTCGGCTCCACGTATGACGATGTGACGATCAGGGACAGCTATTCCACCGTAGCGGTCACCAGCAACGACTTGGCCGGCGGGCTGGTGGGCTACGCGTCAGGCGGCCTTGAAATATCCAACGCCTTCAACGCCGGAAATGTGCGGGGAACATCGGCTGGCGGCCTGGTTGGCATGGGCGCTTCCAGCGTCGGGATTGCCGACGCCTATTCGTCCGGCACCGTGACCGCCACGGGAGGCAGCGGCTATGCCGGGGGCGTCGTCGGCTATGCTGATCGATTTGTAGATATTCAGACCACCTACGCCACCGGCGCGGTGACCGGCGCCACCGCAGGCGGCCTTGTCGGCGCCATGCAGGCGGCGACCACGAGCATCACCAACAGCGTCTGGGATGTCGAAACAAGCGGCCAGGCGAGCGCTGTCGGCAATGCCGGCCTGGGTACCATCAGCAATGTCGATGGCGCGACCAGCGCCGAGATGAAGCAGCTCTCGATCTTTACCGGCCACGGCTTCGATGTCGATGACAAGGGCGGCACGGGCGCGATCTGGCGCATTTACGAGGGTTATACAGCGCCGCTGCTGCGCAGCTTCATGACCGGCCTGACGATAACGGGAGGGGATGTTGCCAAGATCTATGACGGCAGTGCGACGAGCACCGATGTCGGCACGCTGATCTATGATCCTGCAGGTCTCGATTCCTCACTGATCTTCGGTTCACCCCTCTATCGCGCATCCGGTGCCGAAATCGGCCGCTATAGCGGTGCCGATCTAACCCTGGACGGGCTCTATTCGAACCAGTTCGGCTATGACATTTCATTCGCCCCCGGCACGCTGATGATTGTGTCACCAGTCAGTCCACCCAATGTTGATCTTGAGCGGAACCGGCTCATGGACGCGGCCACGTCGGGAGATGGATCGCCGGAATGCGATCCTGGCGTCATCGGCGACGAGCAGATGCCCGCCACCTATCCCTGCAATGTCCGCTACGGAGAGTATCTGCGCGCGGAGGCCGAATGA